A region from the Brevibacterium paucivorans genome encodes:
- a CDS encoding cytochrome c biogenesis CcdA family protein — MSLGLLGAFAGGVLTLLSPCSAMLLPAFFSYAFTSPKELLGRTFIFYLGLVTTLVPLGILAGSVGAFVAGNREVVVAVAAVIICVMGVLTALNVNLPFMASGVQSAGRSATSVYLLGAVYGLAGVCAGPILGAVLTVAAASASALWGGLILVFFAAGMAFPLVLLSVLWKRLPVVQKVVRPRAVSFGPVTTTWMNLVGGLLMIGMAALLFFTSGTAELSGFLGAGTQARIEGWVLQKSSAGVELVILGVIVALAAVIAMVVMKRRGSRNK, encoded by the coding sequence AGGGCTTCTGGGGGCATTCGCCGGGGGAGTGCTTACGCTTTTAAGCCCCTGTTCTGCCATGCTCCTACCTGCGTTCTTCTCATATGCCTTCACATCGCCAAAAGAACTCTTGGGCCGGACCTTCATCTTCTATCTGGGGCTGGTAACGACACTCGTTCCTCTAGGAATTCTGGCAGGATCGGTTGGTGCCTTCGTTGCCGGGAACCGGGAGGTTGTGGTCGCAGTTGCTGCAGTCATCATCTGCGTTATGGGGGTTCTCACCGCCCTCAATGTCAATCTTCCCTTCATGGCTTCCGGTGTTCAGAGCGCGGGGCGGTCAGCCACCTCGGTCTACCTGCTGGGTGCGGTCTACGGGCTTGCGGGTGTATGCGCCGGGCCCATCTTGGGGGCCGTGCTTACTGTCGCCGCGGCAAGCGCATCTGCTTTGTGGGGCGGCCTGATCTTGGTGTTTTTTGCCGCCGGTATGGCTTTTCCCCTGGTGTTGCTCTCGGTGCTGTGGAAGCGTTTGCCCGTGGTGCAGAAGGTTGTCCGCCCTCGCGCTGTATCTTTTGGTCCGGTGACAACCACGTGGATGAATTTGGTGGGCGGTCTGCTCATGATCGGGATGGCCGCGCTTTTGTTCTTCACGAGCGGTACGGCTGAACTTTCTGGTTTCCTCGGCGCAGGAACCCAGGCACGCATTGAAGGCTGGGTGCTTCAAAAATCTTCAGCTGGTGTTGAGCTGGTGATTTTGGGTGTAATAGTAGCCCTTGCGGCCGTTATTGCCATGGTCGTTATGAAACGACGTGGCTCACGCAATAAGTGA